The segment TTGCAGAAAGAACAGCCAGAAGTACTACTATAGGCACCACAATCTACAAGGCTTTGTGGACAAACCAGAAGTGTTGTGATCAAATCTAgctgggggtagggggtgggagggagaaaaggagagggagttTTAAGTTGTAATTCCAATCAAGCAATATATGCATCCTTTTAGATCCAAACACATCccataaaattatttcacttgaagCAACATAAGATAGTTCCTCATTTTATCATACACTCATTTCCccaaaacagaaggaaataccTAAGGGTCAAGTACTCTTCTTAAGCTGAATGTGAAATGACAaggagagaggtagagggaaagaaTTCTGTCATAGCAATTCCTACAAGATTAGAAATGCGAATGCAAATCACCTTGTCATGGAATATATTACATAGTGTTTCTCAATAGGAATCAGTCTTGGGCTTGACCAAAAATAATATTTCCCATTTAATAGTGCTTAAGGGTTTATATATagtatcttctcttttttaaatctcaCATAAGTTGAGAGATGGtgttattttccctcttttacagatgagaaaactgaaggtccAAGAAGTTACATGATTTTCTCAAGATTTAGACACTAGTTTGAGACAGAATatgaaactaggtcttcctgtctccaggtacCATACTATATATTCAGATAGCCTATTTTTTAATTCCCACTTTAATAGGTTCAAATTTCAGTTGCTTGTTGGAATGTCattctttattcttccttcccTTGTTTTCCCCACATTCTACCATTTACACAGTTCCAAAGccttagccattcctcagtcaaCAATAACAAGAGCCATTTTATAAATGTTGTTCCACTTGGAATTGCCATTGAAATTTTAatcttcatcaaaaaaaaaaaaagagtattaacATTGTTAGTGGCAGATACCAAAGTTTTTCAACCAAAGAACATAGGATACAATAGTAGCTATAACTTATGACCCAAACAAAGGATTTTCCCTTGGTTTTAGCTGTTTTCTTTTCTAGCTAAAGAGTATTGATCTGGTCTTCCCCTCCCTGCAATGGGAGCTAGTATTATGACTAGACCCCTTCCCAAAAAATCTCATGGTACCAGAAAATTATGTTAGTTGTTACATGAGCATTTATAAAGGCTGAGCAAATGATTAGATTAATACTTCAAACTAAATCTGAAGCTTGGATGTCCTTCATCTACAAATGAAGGACAGAGCTacataaagaccaaaaaaattttAGATTGCCCAGAGGTTAGATGTTAGTTAAGGCCAGGGATGACTggaacaaagaaaataatgtctATTTTGTTCATGACATATATTGTTCTGAGAATGCTTATGGACACATACCTCAGATACATACATCAAGAAGATACTATAGGATTCCAAGCATCGATATGTTTTAAGTACTTTAAGTCGAGTATTTTATGTTGCTCAGGCATACCCTCCAAGGATCCAGATTAATAATTTTCCTTAGAAGGATTCAGTACATAATAAAGAGGAGTTCTGGAGGGAGATGGAAAAGAGTACTGAACATAGAAGCAAGAAGACTTGATTTCTAGCCTTTCCTCAGGAACTTTTTGATTTCACTGACTCAGCCTTaatattctcatttgtaaaatgtgaaaggTAAGAAGGGATTTTGTGGAggctaaatgaaataatataaagtattttgcaaatttccactagctattatcattaaaAGCAGACAACACATTAAATAGATCTTAAGGTATCCTTTATTTTTAACAATAGTTAATGTTACCAAAAAGACTTCATATCTTCCCATGTGAGTAGCATGAGAGATAGAAAACTACAAATCCAGCAGCCAGTATCATTGTTTTAGGGGCTTTCTCCAGACCTGGGAAGGAATGGTGTATGTTAGACGCAAGTCTCAATCATTTACCATTTAGGTCAAATAGATGGAAGGTAGCTAATCCATACCTTGGGAGTTGGTTCTGGCTCTTTTTTCCTGGCTAGTAATGCTGCTGGGATGCATTGTCACATCAGAAATGACTAGAGGTCCAACTACCACAtcagcttcattttcttttctaggcaCATCTGTAAAGATTTGGATGAGGAAGCGGGGGCAGGTTTCCAATGAAGCTTAGCAGGAAGTTCTTTTAAACAATTTTAAGCTGAGGTAATCAGCAGTCTGCCTTTGGGGTCCATATTATTAGCATATTACCTCATATTTGTTGAAATATTATCTTGCCTTATGGGCTTTTTCCTATGTTGGGTATGTTAGGAAACTTACCTTTCCAATACAACTTATTCCTTTTCCAGTGACTTCTGGTAAGTTTGTTTGGAAGATGGCCTTTCCTGCAGCTACCAGTTTCACAGCAACTACAGATATCATCTGTCCCTTCTACAGGAGACCATCTGAGAAGTTATGAATGAGAGAAAGGCACTTGAATGGTTGGGACTTTGGGTAAACAAGCTATTAAATTTTTATAACTTACTACTAATTGCTCTGAAAACTTTGACTATCTTTAAAATTTGCCCCTGCCTCCATCCATGAGCCAAAAGCAGAAGGGCTAAACAAGGTGCAGTGGCATAAATCCAAAAGGCAGATGTAACAAGCTCTATCTGTATCGTAGTCCTCCAATAGAGCTTTATAACTACCCTATTAACCAGTGTTGGGATAGAATTTATttgtagaaaatattttataagattGAGATTtataatttgttatagttagaTGAAATCATTTAGTGCCCACtgcctcaaataaaaaaaaagaaagagaaaacttctGGTAACTTTTGTAAAGTAATTCTTGTAAAGCCATAGGAATTATTTAAGAAACGTGTTTGGCGTTCTGCTCAAGAAATCTCTctttaaggaaaagaataaattggGTATAAGATAAAGAATAAAttcaatataaatttaaaaaaagaaaaaaaatgtataagatACAAGTGAAAAGTAGGAAATATGACAATCTTATGTTTCTTAAACAGGAAAGTCAAACTTACTGTTTTCTCCTCCTGGTTCCCCCAAAAGTAGCAACAGCAAGAAAGGGGGAAGGGCAACAAAGTcagatttattttagtttttatttaagATGAGGCATATATGTTTAGGCATTTTCCCCTCTTTATCGGCTGCattgaaaaaaattctcttgatCATGGTATAAGAGAGTCTTGTAGCATATAagtaggacagctaggtggcatagtagatagaatgctgagcctggagtcaggaaacacatcgtcctgaattcaaatccagccttagacccttactagctctgtgaacttgagcaagtcacttaaccctttttgcctcagtttccttatctgtaaaatgagctcaagaaggaaatggcaaactgctcctgtctctttgccaagaaaacccataatggtgtcatgaagagtcagatgtgactgaaaatgacggACCAGAAAAACCACATAAATGATTTTAATTATCTTTATATGATTTAGATCAGTCTTGAAGCTACCTATGGCAtgtaggttaaatgattttcccagaatcacacagttaataagagtTAGAGTTTGATTTGAACTGCCAGTATGCCATTCTATGAGTATTAATAAATAAGCATGTATTGTTACTATGTACTAGGAATTGTGGTATGTGCTTCacacaaatgttatctcatttgatcctcacaacagccttgggagacAAGTGTTATCTTCCATTATGTCGCATCGGAGTTGCCTAGGTAACTGAGTGGATAAAGCAtcgggactgaagtcaggaaggcccaagttcaaatgcagctttctacacttactagctgtgtgactctgggcaagccatttgacCTCTGCCTCAATattctcacctgtcaaatgaagataacaatagcacctatcttgcagTACTGtgataaggatcaaatgagatgatatatgaaAAGGACTTATCATTGGCGTACCATAtaataggcactaaataaatacttactccttccatctccttttatagaggaggaaactcaaGGAGATataggttaaatgacctgcccagggtcatacagaagGATTTACTTATTCATATAAATAAGCACACAtccatgtgtatacatgtacatttatatgtacTATGCATATCATTTTGATATCATACATAACattgtataatatacatacatatgtgcatatatacacatatgtatatgtacacatacaaaacacacacacactttagagCTCTCAGTTCAAGGAAAAGTAACTGATTCTCTTGAAACCAAGGAAACCAATATTTTTCCTGATAAACTGTAAGTAGGAAATAACATTAGAAGAAGTAAAGTTCCAAAGCCATTGAGAACTGTACACAGCCTTCTAAAAGAGGTTCATTTTTCAAGGATAAGCCAGAGCTAGATTAAGCAATAACTTAAGCTGGAATTCAATAAGCATGactatagattttaaaaataatagttattTATTTACCTTCAAATAGTcttatagaagaaaacataaatagaTCATCCGTTCTATTCTCCTAAACAGATGATTTGTTTACCAGCTCCCCCAAAACAGCACCATTCACCTAATGCAGGTAAGTTCTTAAGTAGCTTTGACAGAGCTGCTATGCAGTACTGAACTTATTTAGGACTACCAAGAAGTAATAGGAGTGGTGGCAGCCATGTTGGTTAGTAATAGCCATGGCTGCTGTCCAAGCTCTACTTACTCTTGGCTTGATTTGTTGAAGGAACAAGCTTTGTTTGAAGGATCTGGAAAGTCGGAAGCTTCAGTGACCTTCAGGTGGCATGTAATGtagatctagaaaataattctGAATTAAAGATTTACCCTTGCCATTATGCATTGtgtgtgggagtgggggaggcaAGATAAAGCTCACCTGATCTTTGGCTTCCCTTGAAAATTTAAAAGCATCAACTATAAACTGAAGGGTCTCTGGCTTGGATCTTGGGGAGATGAAGGTTGACCCAACATTTTCTGACTGACCATCAACTAGACACCTAGAGATTAAAGATTTGATAGTAAGCTCTTTCTACCAGGGTCCTTCTTCAATATCTGGAGGTGACCTCACTTTGGAAGATTTATCAGAACAAACCTTGATATGTCTAAACTGAAACAGCTTCTGAGTACAAGCCAAACAATGAAATCACCTGGGAATCAGTCTGCCTAAATATGAAGAGTCTGGTCATTGAGAGGCTGGCTTTCAGGTGATTTACTTTGACCAGGTAAAAGTAGGGGAGGATAGATTTCTTAAAGGAATGCCCACACCTATGATTCTTGTGGAAATACATGGACTTTGGTATTGAGAAAGTTTGCTGTAGGATCTTACCCATGGAAGTCAATAAGAGCATAACGAGGAGTTGAATCTTGGTTGGGTTTTGACGTAGCCACACAGCTATCAATGAAGAGTCTCAGAGTCACATGACTTCCAGTGTTCACATCAGCTTGGAGGGAAATAACATCCCCAAGCTGATAGCTAGAAGAAGCCCTCTTAGTACTCCAGTCATCTGCAAAGTCATGATCACAGTACTGTTAACCCAAGGGTTCATGACTTGCATTACACAACTTCATTATTTTGACAACTAgatttccatataattggttcTTATGTagtttttcacattttattttatgcatttaaaacatcattctgaggacTCCATAGACTTTATGAGGTTGCCATAAGgggccctctgtctctctttctctctcaaacacacacacatacactcacacacacactcacacgctcacacactcacacactcacagagacagagagagttaagaacccctgtgTCATAGAGACCAGAAGGAAAACATTAGCAGATTCTCCACTGTCATTATCGCTTACCAGTCATCAGTTGCAAGGTGAACTTCAGCCCTGTCTGTGAGGACAGTGTAGAACTGAATGGAGTCCAGGTCGGTTGCATAGCGCTGCTGCTTACATTACTCCTCCTGGGGACAATgatggatgaggaagaaaaccACTACATAGGAAGTTACACAAGCTAAAGAACAAATTATTTGAGCCATACAAAAGAATCTCTCACCTTGGATAAGAGCACTCAATTAGAATCACAGCTGGACTGTTTCGTAAGATAACAGAGTTGCCAATGGGAGTTGGGTTATAATATAGATTTATACTATAAACCAGCAAGTCTGTGGTCACCTGAAAATGGACAAAATTATAgtatgattttctttaaaaaaatccctggAAATATCTTATTGTTTATAATATTCAGTACTATAACATTCCCTACTACTCTTTCAGTAAATAAAACAACTGATTTTTCTGGCAAGATATTTCTAATCGTGTACATATAAATCCAGCATGAGTCCTCTTCCACCCCAGTTATCTAATATTCTTTAAGGCCACTTATTCCCAGTCACTTGGCACACAGGATCCTAAGCCTTATAGTGAGTGAGTTGTGTGAATGATCCAAGGAATACAGCAAACAGTATCTACTTTGTTAGGGTAAAATcaattttagagctgaagggacctTACCAAAACATCTAAtacaaacccttcattttacagataaaaaaatccattgtatccaaggtcacacagctaaccaACATAAGAAGTGATATTAGAACTAAGTTCTGCTACAACTTAGATGCTTTCAACTGAGCTACTTGTAAaccatttagcacagtacctggaatgcAGTAGTCATTCTATAAATACTTatgcccttccctcccttcccccattctaaACTGTGCATAAGAGAAGAGGATCTCATCTAATATTCCTTCATATTTCCCTATGTTTTTGAGGCAGAAACTGAATTCCAAGGTAAGATCAATAGATTTAATGTATCTCACAAAAATCCTAACTCTTGAGGTAAAAAttgagagcaaaaaaaaaaaaatcacacatagGCTTAGAGAGTTCTTCCCCACCCTACCTCACTCCATCTCAAGGAGAAGGAGCCATGAGACATGTCAGTGGTTATCTAGGGACCTCACAATCATTTAGATATCGTCCTATAGCCACTAATCCCAAAACCTGGtccagatcaaaaaaaaaaaaaaaagagtgacagTCTCACTACAATGCTCCAACAGAAATACTAAAAAACTGTACCTGAAGCCTACTGCCACACTCATGGAGCCCTGCCTCGAAGACAATAGTATCATTTGATTCATAGAAGGCAGTATATTGGCAGGCACCTGATCCAAGAGTTAAGTCTGAAGGATGGATCAATTTTCCCTTCCCAAAGAGGTCTCTCTGAATATTTGCCACCAACTTCATTTCCAGACATTGTACCCTCACAGGCAACAATTGAGCGTGAACCCCGTGGCCCCAGGAAGAAGAACGGATAAGAGAAGGTTTATGATCTAGTCTTGAAGAATCACTGTCTCTCAGAGGGGATCTGGAACCAGAAGAGccacaaagatcaacagataccAACTCATTCAACACCAAAAGAAGGAACAGGCACCCTACTTGACCTCCTTGTCCCATCCTGTCTATTCCTTACTATTACTGCTTAATTGCCTGGAGTCTGAGATCTTTATATCTTCAAGAACAATTAGCAGCTCTTTTGATATCTGAGATCAGGTTGGGACTGAGGGAGATGGCCAGGATATGCTACACCTGTCAGGATTTTCAGAAACACTTTCAGTTGGGAGGATGATGATGCctcaaaatgtttcattttggaTAATAAGAGGAACATTGTGTACCATTTGAGAGACTGTTGACATCCTGAAATATTTTGCGGTTGACTTGGGTTCAAGGTACATTTTTAAGTGATTAACTAACAACCTTGTGTTGATGAATTGTTTGATTAAGTGATGTTTTCAATCAGTCACAATTTAGTTGGAGTTACTCTTGCTTTAATGAACTTCCCAGGCAGATGTACTGACTTTTTTCAACCTGATTGTAAATTCATAAGGGTGAAAGAGGTTCTTCGTAAACAATTACAAATCAAGAAAGGGCTGGACATGCAAGTTAGCATTATAACAGACCACAAGAGGTCTTCTTGTCATAATTAAATGTGGTTGCTAAGTAGCAAATACATGAataaaagtgaataaataaatagctgGCAAAAAAGGAAGCAGAGTGGCATAATTGAAAGAATGTTGGTTTAAAGTCAAatggcatgagttcaaatctcaattcaTCAATTTATTACTTGTATAGACTTGAGCAAACCACCACTTCTCTAGCCTctttttctttatgtaaaaattatATATTGTGGAAGAGGGGTGGTTTAGCTAGATGCCttgtgaggtcctttccaattctaggtCTAAGATCCTATATTGAAGATGTGTGATACTGGAGAAGGACATTGCCTAAAGTTCACTAAATTTGCGAGTCCAAAGTTATGGAAATTCCAGATGTTGTGGAGATGAGATTTTGACCCCCCTATATTAGGAaaatttatgatcccatttttTATAGGATTCAAGTTATAGAggagaaagggaccttagatcaatcaataaataaagttttattaagtgccttctatgtaccagctgcctcattttacaactgaggaagctAAGTCataggttaaattatttgctcaaggtcatataaagTAAATGGCAGAATTGGGACTCAAACATAGGTtatctgattccagatccaaccTTTCCACaataaaattctttctcttttcccctgagCTTCGAGCTTCTATCACTTGCTTCAACAACTCCCTATACTTTACCACTTCCTCATTCTCTACTATCTTCTGTTTATCCAGTACCTCTGTTCTCtgaatcttcttgacttgggGCTCTGTTGGTTTTGGCTCAAGTTCTCTATCCAACTTCTAAGAAAGTTAACTGGAGCATCTTTTCTTCTTGATAGAACAGACAGAAGTATAATCAATATAAAACTGTTAAACAAGTGCCAGAATTTTCTTGTAACCTGGGCATATTTTAAAATCCCAAGTCCTATTAGttccagaaaaagagaatttttggAAACATTGAATGTAAAGATCTCTAAAAGGAGGCCTCAATGATGCAGAAATTCAGTGCTCACCCCAGAAACTCAAAAATAGGCATAGACATTACTGAATGTTGAAGctaaaaaagaccatagaaatcacctagtctaatcccctcactCTTCAGATGTGGAAAATGGGACCTAGAGAGGTAAAGTGGGGTAGTTATATTGATTTCCACTTTCCTGTCTATCAAATAACACCACTTTAACACTTCAGTGGGTCTAATAAAGATCTAAGGAACTGTAAATAATATGAATACCAACCACAACATCACCATGATCTTTATACATCCCATTCTGAACCTGAGCAATTTGATAACTCCTAGAACTAATCTGATCATGTTGAGTCTTGGACTGTTCTGCAGTATCTGTCCAAAACATTTCATTGCATAGACTTGGGCCTATAGTAGATTTCTATGGCATTCCACAACAGAGCCCCTACATTCCAAATTGAAATTGATGGAGCTATCAACTACTCCTTAGGTTTGATCATTGAAACAGCCCAAATCCAACTAGCAAAGCGTTTGATACTTTCCCTGGAATTCTATGTAAGAAGCCCTACTCTCACCTTGAAGATGAATGACTGAGGTAGAGAAAAATCAGAGGAGATGATCAGGATCAACCCTTGTGTCAGCAGTTGAATGAGAAAGATAACTGGAAGTTCCTAGACCCTAAGTGTAATGTTCAGTGGATGGAATGTTGCTATCTCTCTTGTCAAGCATAGTCATATACTTGTATGTATAAAAGACATGAATCTAATGCTTTTGATATCCTCAGGAATCATTTGTCTACAACACCTATGCCagaatgaagggggaaaaaagagaatgatatCCAGCATTACGtaaaggcatttttttcttactgagaaattaaatgttaGCTTTTGCTTTTCTGGTGCATTAAATAACACCACTTTAACAGTCCATCAAGTCTAATCAAAGAATGCTGTTTGGCTTATGAAAATTATTCCTACAGCTGGGAATACAATGCCAAAAGCAATAAGCCATTTGTGTCATAGGCTTGCCATTGtagatctctctttctctctgagtaAAATTGGCTCATCTTTCAAGGAGACATTCTCCTGGTACATCATTTggggaaatgggggtgggggagaaatcTGGTGACAGCTGAGGGAATACTCCTAATAATTTTATGTTAAGTGACATACTATTACATGAAAGTGTTTTGAAACATTAAAGGGCTATCCATGATTATTAAAACTAGTAATCATAATCTTCAAGCTACGCCTAAGGAAAATCTAAGCAAACACTAAAGGCAAAGATGCCCttccattttaataattttctcta is part of the Notamacropus eugenii isolate mMacEug1 chromosome 3, mMacEug1.pri_v2, whole genome shotgun sequence genome and harbors:
- the LOC140531248 gene encoding zona pellucida sperm-binding protein 3-like; protein product: MGQGGQVGCLFLLLVLNELVSVDLCGSSGSRSPLRDSDSSRLDHKPSLIRSSSWGHGVHAQLLPVRVQCLEMKLVANIQRDLFGKGKLIHPSDLTLGSGACQYTAFYESNDTIVFEAGLHECGSRLQVTTDLLVYSINLYYNPTPIGNSVILRNSPAVILIECSYPRRSNVSSSAMQPTWTPFSSTLSSQTGLKFTLQLMTDDWSTKRASSSYQLGDVISLQADVNTGSHVTLRLFIDSCVATSKPNQDSTPRYALIDFHGCLVDGQSENVGSTFISPRSKPETLQFIVDAFKFSREAKDQIYITCHLKVTEASDFPDPSNKACSFNKSSQEWSPVEGTDDICSCCETGSCRKGHLPNKLTRSHWKRNKLYWKDVPRKENEADVVVGPLVISDVTMHPSSITSQEKRARTNSQGLEKAPKTMILAAGFVVFYLSCYSHGKI